DNA from Salinibacterium sp. dk2585:
GAACAGGTGGAACTTGTTCGCGAGAAGCTCAAGAATCCGCTGCTCGGCGATGTTGCCCTTGTTCGAAAAGTTCACAACCACCACATTGTGCTTCTGCCCGAACCGGTGTGCCCGGCCGATGCGTTGCTCGACTCGCTGTGGGTTCCACGGAAGGTCGTAGTTGACCACCATGGAACAGAACTGCAGGTTGATACCTTCCGCTGCCGCCTCAGTGGCGATCATGATCGTGCCCTCGGTGCGGAAGTAGTCCACCAACGCCTTACGCCGGTCGGCAGCAGGGATGCCGGTGATCAGGTCGCCGTCTTTGTTGGCCTTCAGCCAGTCCTGATAGATGGCAGCTGTTTCAGGCGAGTTATTCGAACCGTTGAACAGCACCAGCCCGTCACCACTCCCGATGTCACGCAAGTGACGGGCGATGTACTCCTGGGTCTTAGTGCTATCGGTGAAGATGATCGCTTTCTGTGGCGCGCCAATCTCTTGGAGCCGGGCGAAGCCCTGGTCAAGCGCCTCACCGAGTTTGGCGGCCTTCCGGTTGACCGTGATTGAACGTGCGAGGCTTGCGAAGCCACGCAGCTCAGCGACCTCGGCTTCGATTCGTTGTCGCAGGGTGGGATCGGCCACCACATCAGCACCCGGCCCGAACTCTTCTTGTTGGATCTCCTCGGCTTCTTCGACCTCGTCGCTCGTCAGATCGTCATCGAGGAACAGCCCGCCACGGGCGTCGCGTCGCTGGCCGGTCTCAAGTTCACCGGCGAGCCGGTTGGCGATGTTCTCCAGGGTGCTCGCCACCGCGTAGGTCGACGAGCCGAGTCGCTTACGGATGATCAAGGCAGAGAGATGACGCTGCGAGCCGGCGAAGGCCAGCAACTCATCACGCTGCAAGTAGTCGTTGACCCGGTCGTACAGCCGCACTTCGTCCGCGGACGGCTCAAACTCGACCGTCAACGGCAGACGCTTTGTGAAGTGAATGTACTTGTCCGCATCCCGACGCAAGGTACGTTTCGAGATAGTCGCCACGCGGTCCGCCAGATCATCGCCCGAGTGATCGCGGTTCTTTATATACCGCTCGCGGAAAGCATCGAGCGAATAGAAGTAGTCCGGGCTGAACACCGAGACGAGGCCATACAACTCTTCCAGTCGGTTCTGCAGCGGTGTCGCCGTCAGCAGGATCGTCTTCGAGGCACCCGCCACCAGATGTGCGACTGCGTCCGAGACTTTGGCCTTGCCGTTCCAGTAGTTACGCAGCCGGTGAGCTTCGTCCGCAACAACCAAGTCCCAAACCTTCAGCAGCGACTGTTCATGACGCAGCACGAACTCGTATGAGCAGATGAGCACCTTGGGCGAGCGCTGTCTAGCTGGCGAAAGAAGTGAATCCTTGGACCTGGCGTCCAGTAGATCGGAAGGAATCAGAAACTTCTCGTGCAACTCCTGCTGCCACTGTTGCCGCAGGCTAGAAGGCGCGATGATCAGAATGTCACGCTTGCGTTCTGCCCAGTACTGGGAGATGACAATGCCCGCCTCGATGGTCTTCCCGAGACCGACCTCGTCCGCGAGGATCACACCCGGCAGGAACGGGGTCTGCAGCGCAAACAACGCTGCGTCAATCTGATGGGGCTTCGGCTCCACCTGCGCATCAAACAGCAGGCCGGCCAACTTGCCTACGTGGTCGTTCGCGTAGCTGCGCTGCAGCTCGTGAGCGTAGTACTTCGCCTGGTAGTCCGTAAGATCAGGCGCCGCCGAGCTGACGGATGACGCGTCCTTCTCCCCCACCGGACTCCCTCCACAGCCGCTTGGACTGCGATTCCTGCTCATCTTGCTTCAGGCTATCGACCACGGGAGACATCCGCTGCCCCCGATAAGGGGTGCAGTTGCGCGGACCGGTGCACCAGCGAACCTGCAACAATGTCCCTCACACGTCGATCGGGGGATCACATGGCGGCCGGGGGTTCTGCAGCACAGCAGGCGCAGCGCCTGAGCGCGCTCAGCGCGAGTTTCGCGCGCGAGGCGGCGAGCGCGAAAGCTGAAGCGGGCCGCTACGCCGCCGCCGCGATCGCCGAACGCAAGCTCGCCCACCGGCTAGCTCCGCTCCTCGCTCACGGCTACCACCTGCTCGCCGACCGCAAGTGGCCTGGCTCCAAGTCGGCCCAGCTCGACCTCATCGTCGTCGGGCCGTCCGGCGTGTGGATCGTCGACTCCAAGCACTGGAACGACTTCACCATCGCCGGCGGCAGCATGTTCCGTGGAGATGCGGATGTCACGGATGACGCCCTCCGCCTCGCCGACGTCGCCAACGACGCCGAGTCCGCCTTCGCAGAGGTCGGTCTCGCGCCCGGCGAAGTCCGAGCCGTGCTCGCCATGCACGGCCACAGCAAACGCATCGGCGAAGTCGGGCCCGTGGAGGTGGTCGGGGCCGACGACATCCACCGCTACTTCGCCAGCCGGGGCAACCGGCTCAGCATCGGCGAGGTCGAACGCGTGCTCACGGTGGCCATGCAGCATTTCCCCGCCTACATCGGACCCCAAATCACCAGCATCCCGACCCTCATCGCCGAACCCGCCGTGCAGGAACTCATCGACGAGATCCCCGACGAGCTCTTCGCCGAACAGCAGCTGCTCAGCGAAGAAGAGGTCGCCGAGACGCTCACGATCGCCAAGCTCGCGGAAGACATCGAAGGGTGGATGACGTTCCTCCACCCCAGCCAGGCGAAACTCGTTCGCCGCACGTTCAACGGCCCCGCGCGAATCCGCGGCTCCGCCGGAACCAGCAAGACCGTCGTCGGCCTCCACCGCGCGGCCTACCTCGCCCGCATGCGTCCCGAGGGCAAAGTGCTGTTCACGACCTTCGTCAGCACCCTCCCCGCCGTCATGTCGAACCTACTCGCCCGCCTCGACCCAGCGGTCGCCGACCGAGTCGAATTCGTCAACGTGCACCGCTGGGCCATTGACCTGCTCAAGGAGCGCGGCATCCGCCACAAGCTCGACGGACGCGGCGCGACTGCCCAATGGAAGAGCGCCTGGGCCTCGCTCGCCTCGCCCCATAAGGACCGCCTCGCCGCGCGTGCCGGCACCCGCGACGACGACTACTGGCGGGAAGAGGTCGAATCGGTCATCAAGGGCCGGGGACTCACGACGTTTGAGGCCTACGCCGAATGTGCACGCCCCGGCCGCAGCATCCGCCTCAACATGGACGACCGCCGCGCCGTCTGGGCCCTCCACCTCGACTACCAAGCGCGGCTCCGCGCCGCCGGAATCCACGACTTCAACGACGTCATCCTCCTCGCCGAACAGTCCCTGCAACGGCACCCCCTCGAGGGCTACAGCGCCGTCATCGTAGACGAAGCGCAAGACCTTTCCCTCGCCATGATCCGGATGCTCCATCATCTAGTCGGCGACCAGCAAGACGCCTTCACGCTCATCGGCGACGGCCAACAGTCCATTTACCCGGGCGGCTACGTGCTCAGCGAGGCGGGCATCTCGCTCGCCGGACGCGGCGTCGTCCTCAGCGTGAACTACCGCAACACGGTCGAGATCCTCGACTTCGCCAACAAGACCATCGCCGCGACCGGCTACGTCGACATCGACGACAGTGCGCAGACACCGGATGCTGCGGCCGACGCGGGTTTCGAGGCGCTCGAGTCGCTGCGCCGCCACGGGCATCCGCCGGTCTTTGACCACTTCGCCAGCGCGGCCGAGCACGACGCGGCCATCGTGCGGCGGGTGCGGCAGGCGGCATCCAACGACGACACGTCGCTGGGCGATATCGCGGTGCTGTGCGACACCAACTACCAGGTGAAGAAGGCGCTTGCGCTACTGAAGACGGCCAGCGTCGCCGCCATCAACCTCGAAGACTACGAAGGCACGCCAGTCGACCGCTTCAAGGTCGGCACCATCAAGCGGGCGAAGGGCCTCGAGTTCAAGGCGGTGCTGCTGCCGTGGACTCCCCCGCTGCCCACCGAACCCGACCCGAACGACGAGCGGATGCTGCGCGCCTACCGCGAACGCTACGTCGCCGCCACGCGGGCTCGCGACCGGCTGTGGATGGGGAGCTGTTGAGCTAGGTGGTAGCGGTTAGCATCGGGCCGGTTCCTAGACCCCCAACAAAAGCAAAACCCCGGCCGTGTGATCGGCCCTCCGAGGAGGACTACAGGGACGGATCCGGGGTGTTCATAGATCAGCTTACGAGAGCGGAGCTTGAGGGTCAACGAACGCTGGGCCTTCTATGAGAAGCACTTCTCGCCGGAAAGACTTCGGCACTACGCCTCAGAATGCAGCGGCGACGTAGAGCGAGCCGCTGCCCTCTACGACTGGAACGCCGACATGTCGGCGGCGCTGTTGGAATCGCTGGGTCACCTAGAAGTTGCCTTGCGAACGCAATTGACGGCCGTATGACGCTGGTCCACGCGAAGAAGGCGCGGCGCGGTCATTGGATATTTGACGACGCTCGAGAACTCGGCCGAGACGGACGAGGCTCGAACAAGCATCTGTACCCATACGCCGACATCGCGACAGCAATCAGCCGTGTACGCAAGACATGCTCGGCAAGAGGCGCGGCCCCTCGGGGGAGGACCGCACAGCGCACCGGCTTGAGACTGATCATCTCGGAGGGGCCGAGCCAAAAGGCGAATCCTCCACAGTATGCGCACTGCGGAGCTTTCCCCGGCAAGACTGCTCGACGGGTGCGGCTAGCCGCAGCTTCCCTTTAGCTGAGCGCCATGACTCGAATAGGCCTCCTCGCTTCCATCACCGTCGCCGCTGTGTTGTCTCTCAGCGCTTGTGTCCCAGTGCTTCCGGCGACGCCGCGGGCGGTGGAGTCTGCCCAGGAGGACACTCCTCCCGTCGATTTCAAGGCGATGGTCGAGCTCGCTGATGAACTTCTCCTCGACTACTGGGCAGCCGTCGAGGAGGTATACGAATCGGAGGGTGCCGATTCCGATGCCCTGTCACGGGTCGCAGTACCGGAGACGGTCCTCGAAGAGCGAGCGGTAGCGCGGTCACATGCCGAAAAGGGAATCACTGTGGTCCCGAGGTACAGCGCCCACGCCACCCAGTTCGAGCAACTCTTCGCCCACGACGGCAAGCTCTACCTCGTCGTCACAACATGCATCGACTCGAGCAACGTGCGCATCGTCGACGACTCCGGCAACGAACGGTTCTTGGACGCACCTATCCAGGTGAACGAAGTCACAATCGAAGCCGGTGACATGGCCTTCGGGGAGCTGCGCGTCGCCCGCTGGGGCATCCTCAAGGGCGCGGAATGCTGAGATCACAGATAGTGACCCACCTGAGACCGCAGTGGTACACTTGCGCCATGCCGACCGCCCGCCCCCGCTACCAAGTCACCGAGACCGACGCCGTCGCGCGCGCACTCGACGCTGCCGCCCAGCTATGGCCAGGCGAGCCGCGGTCCCGACTCATTGTCCGCACCATCCTCGCCGGGGGCGACGCGCTCGCCGCCGATGCCAACGAGGCAGCCCGCAAGGAGGCGATCGCACGCGTCCAGGGTGCATACACGGACGCGTACGGCCGCGACTACCTGCGCGACCTCAAGTCCGACTGGCCAGCGTGATCGCCCTTGACGCGAGTGTCGTGATCGCCCTCCTCGACGCCGGCGACCCGCACCACGACCGCGCAGCCGACCTGTTTCGCGAGCACGCGGCGACGGGATTCATCCTTCACCCCCTGACGCTCGCCGAAATCCTCGTCGGCCCCGTACGCGCCGGCCGAGCGCACCGCCTGCTCAGCGACCTGCGAGCAATGGGCATCATCAACCACGAGAGCCCCGCAGGCGAACCCCTTCTGCTCGCCGAACTCCGCGCCACGACAGGCCTCAAAATGCCGGACTGTTGCGTCATCGCCACAGCAGCGCACGCATCCGCCCCACTCGCCAGCTTCGACGAACAACTGACACGCGTCGCCGCCGACCTCGGGCACACCGTCGTGCGCTAGCCTCCTTACTCGGCCACACCCTCCAACTCAGCAAACTTCGCCGCCATCGTCGGGTTCCCCCGCGTCAGCTTCTTGATACTCAAATCCTCGGCCTTGTCGTTCGCCAGCCGCAGGTTGTTCGCCGACTTGTGCAGCGCATCCTTCACCTTCTGCAGGTCTTTGATGGCCTCATCGATACGGTGCACGGCCTCGTCGAAACCGTCCGACGCGAGCCGCCAATTGCGCCCGAAGTGCTGCTTGAACTCAGAGATCCGCGCCTCGAAGTTGGTGATGTCCACGTTCTGTGCCCGCACCAGCTCCAGCTCGGTCTTGTACTCAAGCGCACTCATCGCGGCGTTGCGCAGCAGCGTGATCATCTGGATGAAGAACTGCGGGCGGATGACGAACATCTTCGGGTAGCGGTGCGAGACATCCACGATCCCCGTGTTGTAGAGCTCGCTCTCCGGCTCCAGCAGCGAGACCAGGATCGCGTACTCGCAGCCCTTCTCGCTGCGGTCCTTGTCGAGTTCCTTGAAGAAGTCCTCGTTCTTCTTCTTCGAGGCCGTCGCATCCGCCTCATTCTTCATCTCGAACATGATTGACACGATCTCGGTGCCCGCAGCATCCGTGTCGCGGAAGATGAAGTCACCCTTGCTGCCGCTGCGCGCGTCGTTGTCCTTCTCGAAGTACGCGCGCGGGAACGCCGTCGCCCGCAGCCTGTTGAACTCGTACTCGCAGTGCTGCTCCAGCGTCTCGCCAACCATCTTGGTCGAGAGCTTCGCCTTCATGTCGCGCAGCCGCTCGATCGCCTCATCGCGATCCTTCAGCTGCACCTCAAAGCGCTCCTTGAGCGACGTCACCTCAAGCTGCTTCTCCAGCTGCACCTTCTCGAGCCCGTTGCGAAGCTCATCGCGCTCCTTCTCAACACCATTGAGCGCCTCGGTGAGTTCCAGCTTTTTCGCGACCTCGACAGACGACAGCCGCGACCTCAGCTCCTGAATCTGGGCATCCTTCTCCGACGCTGTCTTCTGCAGCTCGGCCGCGAGCCGCTCCGCAGCGAGGTCCTCAGCGGCCCTCTTGTCCCTGCGTGCCTGCTCCAACTCATTCGCGAGGGCGTCGCGCTGCTTCTCGACGAGCGCCAGCGCCTCCGTCACCGCCATCTTCTGGGAGACCTCGGATGCCTCGAGCTTCGCCTTCAGCTCCTGCACCTCCGCCGCACTCGCCGCCGCCGCATCCCTCAGCGCACCCGAGGCCTTCGCCTCAGCGAGTTCGAGCGCCGCCTTCTTCTCCTGCTCGGCGAGCGCCAGCCGCTCGTGCAGCTGCTGGTCGAACTCCTTGTCGCGCACCTGCTTCACGATGTCGGCGTAGCTCGACTCGTCGATCGTGAACACCGTGCCGCAGCCCGGGCACTTGATCTCTTGCGTGCTCATCTCTAGATCCCCCTCGGGTCACTCCCCCACAGGCTAAGCGCCAGCGCCGTCATCCACCGAACGCGGCGCCGCTGCTCCGGCAACTCCCTGCCGCTTCTAGTGTTTTCGACGCGGCGGGATGACAATGAGGGAGTGATCGAGGTGACCGAACCACAGGTGTGGGTGCTGATCGGCGTGTTCGCTGCAGCGTTTTTTGCCCTGATCGGAATCGTCACGACGAACTTCCACAGGACGATGGAAGCGCGCTTCGAGGCCCTGTCGGCGCGCATCGACGGCAAGCTAGACGTGATGAACCTCAAGCTCGAGAACATGGACCGCGACATCCAGGCCCTCTCGCGCCACGTCTTCGGCAGCGACCCGCGCTAGCCCGCGGCTGCAACACCGGCGGCCGCAAGACTGCGCGACTGCAACACTTAGGCAGTGATCCCCGACTGGCAAGCCCTCTTCACCCGCGCCGAACCCCTCGACCTCTCCCCCTGGGTCATGCTGGCCATCGTCGCCGTGGCGGCCCTCGTCAGCATCCCGCGCGCAAGCTGGAAGATCTTCGGCCTCTTCACCACCCTCGTGCACGAGCTCGGGCATGCGGTCGCGGCGATGCTCACGGGTCGCATCATCAAGGGCATCCGCATCCGCCGCAATCACGCCGGCGAGGCGCTCAGCTACGGCTCGGGTCGCGCGGTCGTCAGCGGGCTTATGGGCTACCCGGCCCCGGCGATCGTCGGCGCGGGCCAGCTGTGGGCCGTGTTCAGCGGCTACCCCTCGATCGCCCTGTTCGCGGGCGGCGTCGTGCTGCTGCTCACGCTGATCGTCATCCGCAACCTGTTCGGCGTGCTCGTCGTGCTCGGCTCGGCCGCCGTCAGCGCCGCCCTCTGGTTCTTCGCCCCACCGCAGGTGCAGGAGTACGCGCTGCTGGTCATCGGCATCGCCCTCCTCGTGGGCTCAGTGCGCGGGCTCGGGGCCGTCATCGCGGTGCACACGCGCAACCGCAGGCAGCTCGCGACATCCGATGCCTACATCCTCTACATGCACACCGGGGTGCCGTCGCCCGTGTGGCTGCTGCTCTTTGCGATCATGATCGCCGTATGCTGGGCGCTCGCGATCTGGGCCTACGTCGGCTCCCTCGGCTGAGGCGGCAGCGCTGAGCCGGCCCGCGCCCCGCACCCGCCCGTGCATCCGCCGTGACATCCGCGCGGCAGGAATACCTCACCCCGCCGCTCGTTGTGGCTGGGGGCGGCCGCCGCTCGGGGCCGCTTCGCTTTTTGAAAGGACACCCTCCTCCGTGGATCTGTTTTCCCCCCTCACCGCCGGCAACCTCGAGCTTGCGAACCGGGTGGTGATGGCTCCCCTCACGCGCCTGCGTTCCGGCGCGGACGGCGTGCCGGGTGACCTGATCGCCGAGCACTACGCGCAGCGCGCCGGCCACGGCCTCATCATCACGGAGGGCGTGTACCCGAGCCAGGAAGGTCGCGCGTTCTGGGGTCAGCCCGGAATCGTCACCGATGAGCAGGCCGCCGGCTGGCGCAAGGTCGCCGACGCGGTGCACGCCGAGGGCGGCCGCATCGTCATGCAGGTCATGAATGGTGGCAGGGTGTCGCATCCGGACATCACCGGCACCGAGCGCATCGTGGCGCCCAGCGCGATCGCCATCAACGGCGTCGTGCGCACGCCGAACGGCAAGCAGGCCTTCCCCGTGCCGCACGCCCTCACGACCGAGGAGCTGGCCGACGTGCGCGACGAGTTCGTCGCGGCCGCCCAGCGCGCGATCGACGCCGGGCTCGACGGCGTCGAGGTGCACGGAGCCAACGGCTACCTGCTCCATGAGTTCCTCTCCCCCGCATCGAACCAGCGCACGGACGCCTACGGCGGCTCGCCGGATGCCCGCGCCGGGTTCGTCATCGAGGTCACGACGGCGATCGCCGAGGCTGTGGGGGCCGGGCGCGTGGGCATCCGCATCTCGCCTGAGCACAACATTCAGGATGCTCTGGAGACGGATGCTGCGGACCTCCGCGCCACCTACGGCGCCCTCGTCGACGGGCTCGCCCCTCTTGGCCTCGCCTACCTCAGCGTGCTCCACGCCGACCCGGCGGGAGACCTCGTGCAAGACCTGCGGCAGCGCTTTGGCGGTGTCTTCATCGCTAACAGCGGATTCGGCATCCTCACCACGAAGGCGGCGGCGATCGACTTCGTCGCCGACGGTCACGCGGATGCCGTCGCCGTCGGCCGGCTCGCGATCGCCAACCCCGACCTCGTCGCGCGGTGGCAGGGCGGCCACCCCGAGAACGAGCCCAACCCGGCCACGTTCTACGCCGACGGCGCCGAGGGCTACACCGACTACCCGCGGCTCGCGAGTTAGAGCGCGCCTCCCTCCCCGCGGCTGGGCTGAGGCACTGTGCGCCCCGGACCAGCGGGCAGAGTCAGATCGCCATCGCTCCGCGCACGGCTCCGACCGCTTCTGCGCCGCCGTTCCCTGTCATGGTGATGCGGCCCGACTGGAGCACGTAGTAGCTGCTCGTGGATCGCAGGGCGAAGCCGACGTGTTGTTCGACGAGCAGCACGGAGAGGTCCCCGCGCCGCGTCAGGTCGATGATGACCCGCTCGATGTCGGCGACGATATTGGGCTGGATGCCTTCCGTGGGCTCGTCGAGCACGAGGAGCTTCGGCTTGGTGAGGAGTGTGCGTGCGATCGCGAGCTGCTGCCGTTGACCTCCTGACAGGAGTCCCGCACGTCGCCCCAACAGGTCTTTGAGCACAGGGAAGAGGTCGAAGACCTCGTCGATGTCTGACTGGCGTTTGGCGACAAGTTGCAGGTTCTCCAGCGTCGTCATCTGGGTGAACGATTGCTGGCCTTGGGGCACGTACCCCAGGCCCCGCTTGACCCGCTTCGATGGGGCCATCTTGGTGACATCCTCACCGTTGATGAGCACCTGCCCGCTCATGACGGGCAGCAGGCCGGTGGCAACGCGCAGCAGGGTAGTCTTGCCCGCGCCGTTGTGGCCCATGACCGAGATGGCCTGGCCGGTGGGAATCTCAACGGTGACGTCGTGCAGCACCTTGGTGCGGCCGTAGCCGGCGGTCACGCCCTTGATCTCAAGCATCAGCGACCACCTTGCCCTCGACGGCAGCATCTTCCGTTGACCCGAGGTAGACCTCCTGCACCCGCTTGTCTGCTTGCACGTGCTCGACCGTGCCTGCCGTGAGCAGCTTTCCGCCGTGCATCACGGTCACCCACTCGGCGTAGCTGCGCACGAACTCCATGTCGTGTTCGATCACGATGATCGTGCGTTCATCACCGATCCTGCGCAGCAACATCCCGGTCTCGTCCCGCTCGTCGGCGTTCATGCCCGCCACCGGTTCATCGAGGAACATCACCTTGGCGTCCTGCACCAGCATCATGCCAATCTCGAGCCACTGCTTCTGCCCGTGCGCGAGGATGCCCGCCGGCTTGTCGCGCGCCCCCGTCAGGCCGATCGTCTCCAGCGCCACGTCGACCGACTCTGGCGTCGTGCGGCGGGCGAATGGCAGGCGCCAGGCCTTGCGGTGCAGCCCGCCGGCGATGTCAAGATTCTGCAGCACCGTGAGCTCGTCGAAGACGGTGGCGGTCTGGAACGTGCGGCCGACCCCCGCCCGAATGATCTTGTTCGTCTTCATGGTGAGCAGATCGTTGCCGTTGTACATTGCGCTCCCCGTGGCGGGCACGAGACCGGTGAGGGCATCGACGAGCGTGGTCTTGCCGGCACCATTGGGGCCGATCAGAAAGTGCACCTGACCTTCGATCATGTGCAGGCTGACATCGTCCACCGCCCTGAATCCGTCGAAGCTCACCGAAAGGTTCGCGATGGCGACAGAGGCGCCAGGCTGGGATGTCTCGCTCATGCTGCGGTTCCCTTCACATCGGTCATGCGCGGCACGAGGCCCTTCACCCTGCTGAACACCGAAGACAGCCCCTTGGGGAGGAAGAGGATGACGACGATGAAGACGAGGCCGAGGATGTAGGTCCATCCGCTCGGCCAGCTGGAGGAGATGCTCGACTGGCCCCAGCCGATGGCCAGCGCCCCCAGCACCGGGCCGAAGAGCGACGCCCGGCCCCCCAGCGCGACACCGGCGATCATCAAGATGGATGCTGCGGCCCCGATCTCCTGCGGCGTGATGATGCCGACGATGGGCACGAACATCGCCCCGCCGATACTGGCCATCACGGCGGAGATCACGAATGCGACGAGCTTGATGTTGGCGGGGTCGTAGCCGAGGAACCGCACGCGATCCTCCGCGTCACGCGTGGCGAGCAGGAGCTCGCCGAAGCGGCTGCGGTTGAGCTGCCACACCACCAGCATGCAGACAATGAGGATGGCGGCCGCGATCAGGTAGAGCATGACCTTGTTGGCATTGTCTTTGAGTACGAAGCCGAAGAAGTGCTTGAAGTCGCTGAGCCCAGTGTCACCGCCGGTCTCCCGAATGGTGGAACTGACGAGGGTGGCGAGGGCGACCGCGAGGGCCTGGGTGAGAATCGCGAAATATGCACCCTTGACCTTGCGTCTGAACAGCGCGAACCCGAGGATCGACGCCACGATCACCGGCAGCGCCACGATCGCGATCAGCGTGAACACCTCACTGCGGAACGGCTCCCAGAACAGCGGGATCGGTGCGAGCGGGTCGTACAGGATCATGAAGACCGGGATGCTGTCGGGGCCGGCTGAGGCCAGCGTGAGGTGCATCGCCATGGCGTAGGCGCCGAGCCCGAAGAAGACTCCCTGGCCCAAGACGAGCATGCCGCCGCGCCCCCAGGCGAGGCCGATGCCGACCGCGACGATCGCGTAGCAGCAGTATTTGCCGAGGTTGTTGATCCAGTGCATCGAGAGCACGGATGGCGCGACCACGAGCAGGAGCACGGCGAAGACGCCGATCCCGATGAGCGGTAGCCATGGTCTGAGTCGTGTCATGCCAGCCCCCTGGTGCGTACTGTGAACAGGCCCT
Protein-coding regions in this window:
- the urtD gene encoding urea ABC transporter ATP-binding protein UrtD, coding for MSETSQPGASVAIANLSVSFDGFRAVDDVSLHMIEGQVHFLIGPNGAGKTTLVDALTGLVPATGSAMYNGNDLLTMKTNKIIRAGVGRTFQTATVFDELTVLQNLDIAGGLHRKAWRLPFARRTTPESVDVALETIGLTGARDKPAGILAHGQKQWLEIGMMLVQDAKVMFLDEPVAGMNADERDETGMLLRRIGDERTIIVIEHDMEFVRSYAEWVTVMHGGKLLTAGTVEHVQADKRVQEVYLGSTEDAAVEGKVVADA
- the urtC gene encoding urea ABC transporter permease subunit UrtC — its product is MTRLRPWLPLIGIGVFAVLLLVVAPSVLSMHWINNLGKYCCYAIVAVGIGLAWGRGGMLVLGQGVFFGLGAYAMAMHLTLASAGPDSIPVFMILYDPLAPIPLFWEPFRSEVFTLIAIVALPVIVASILGFALFRRKVKGAYFAILTQALAVALATLVSSTIRETGGDTGLSDFKHFFGFVLKDNANKVMLYLIAAAILIVCMLVVWQLNRSRFGELLLATRDAEDRVRFLGYDPANIKLVAFVISAVMASIGGAMFVPIVGIITPQEIGAAASILMIAGVALGGRASLFGPVLGALAIGWGQSSISSSWPSGWTYILGLVFIVVILFLPKGLSSVFSRVKGLVPRMTDVKGTAA